From a region of the Micropterus dolomieu isolate WLL.071019.BEF.003 ecotype Adirondacks linkage group LG21, ASM2129224v1, whole genome shotgun sequence genome:
- the lgi3 gene encoding leucine-rich repeat LGI family member 3 isoform X2, with translation MCSTRESNARRAPKIPRCPATCSCTKDSAFCVDTKAIPKSFPPGIISLTMVNAAFTTIPEGAFSHLHLLQFLLLNSNTFTMIADDAFAGLSHLQYLFIENNDIQALSKFTFRGLKSLTHLSLSNNNLQQLPRDLFKHLDILTDLDLRGNSFHCDCKIKWLVDWMEKTNTSVPAIYCASPFEFQGRRIHDLAPRDFNCISADFAVYETFHFHSVSVESYEFNGDQFVAFAQPDSGFCTLYVWDHVEMVFRGFHNITSRSAVYCKPVVINSSLYMVVAQLFGGSHIYKWEEDPQRFVKIQDIDTTRVRKPNFVDTFQLDGEWYFIVADSSKAGSTSIYRWNSNGFYSHQSLHPWHRDTHAEFLDVGGKPHLILSSASQPPVVYQWNRSQKQFAFYSQITELADVQMVKHFWVRKVLYLCLTRFIGDSKILRWEGQRFVEIQTLPSRGSMSVYPFTVGLRQYLILGSDFSFSRVYLWDDLTQRFQPFQELNMRAPRAFSLVSVDNKDMLLAASFKGNTLAYQHLVVDLSAK, from the exons ATGTGCTCTACAAG GGAATCAAACGCCAGGAGAGCCCCCAAGATACCCCGCTGTCCTGCGACCTGTTCCTGCACCAAAGACAGTGCCTTCTGTGTGGATACCAAGGCTATCCCCAAGAGCTTCCCCCCTGGAATCATCTCTCT GACGATGGTGAACGCAGCCTTTACTACAATCCCAGAGGGAGCTTTCTCGCACCTTCACCTACTGCAGTTCCT GCTTTTGAACTCCAACACATTCACCATGATTGCTGATGATGCCTTTGCTGGTCTGTCTCACCTGCAGTACCT GTTCATTGAGAATAATGACATTCAGGCTCTTTCAAAGTTTACCTTCAGAGGACTCAAATCCCTGACTCATCT atctcTCTCAAACAACAACCTGCAGCAGCTGCCAAGAGATCTCTTCAAACATCTAGACATCCTCACTGATTT AGACCTGCGGGGAAATTCTTTCCACTGTGACTGTAAAATCAAGTGGCTGGTAGACTGGATGGAGAAAACCAACACTTCTGTTCCTGCCATCTACTGTGCCAGCCCCTTTGAATTCCAGGGACGCAGAATCCACGATCTTGCGCCACGAGACTTCAACTGCATCAGCGCAG ATTTTGCTGTTTATGAAACCTTCCATTTCCACTCTGTGTCAGTGGAGTCCTATGAGTTCAATGGGGATCAGTTTGTGGCCTTTGCTCAGCCTGATTCAGGGTTCTGCACCTTGTATGTGTGGGATCATGTGGAGATGGTCTTCCGGGGGTTTCATAACATTACCT CTCGCTCTGCTGTGTACTGCAAACCAGTGGTGATAAACAGCAGTCTTTACATGGTTGTGGCTCAACTTTTTGGTGGATCTCATATCTACAA GTGGGAAGAGGACCCACAGCGCTTTGTAAAAATCCAAGACATCGACACCACTCGCGTGAGGAAGCCCAACTTTGTGGACACCTTTCAGCTGGATGGGGAGTGGTACTTTATAGTAGCCGACAGCTCCAAAGCAGGCTCCACCAGCATTTATCGCTGGAACAGCAATGGTTTCTACTCCCACCAGTCCCTCCATCCCTGGCATCGGGACACACATGCGGAGTTCCTTGATGTCGGGGGAAAGCCTCATCTCATTCTCTCCAGCGCCTCTCAGCCGCCGGTGGTTTACCAGTGGAACCGAAGCCAGAAGCAGTTTGCTTTCTACTCCCAAATCACAGAGCTAGCAGATGTGCAGATGGTTAAGCACTTTTGGGTGAGGAAAGTTCTTTACCTTTGCCTCACACGCTTCATTGGTGACTCCAAGATCCTTCGCTGGGAAGGGCAGCGTTTCGTAGAGATCCAGACTCTTCCCTCCCGGGGCTCGATGTCAGTGTATCCTTTCACGGTGGGCCTCCGCCAGTACCTCATTCTTGGAAGTGATTTCTCCTTCTCCAGAGTATATCTGTGGGATGACCTCACTCAGCGCTTTCAGCCCTTCCAGGAGCTCAACATGAGAGCCCCGCGGGCGTTCAGCTTGGTATCTGTCGACAACAAGGACATGCTGCTGGCTGCCAGCTTCAAAGGCAACACCCTGGCCTACCAGCACCTGGTGGTGGATCTCAGTGCCAAGTAG
- the lgi3 gene encoding leucine-rich repeat LGI family member 3 isoform X1, with product MLQLRQRWMRLMCLSVLCLCLCLPRESNARRAPKIPRCPATCSCTKDSAFCVDTKAIPKSFPPGIISLTMVNAAFTTIPEGAFSHLHLLQFLLLNSNTFTMIADDAFAGLSHLQYLFIENNDIQALSKFTFRGLKSLTHLSLSNNNLQQLPRDLFKHLDILTDLDLRGNSFHCDCKIKWLVDWMEKTNTSVPAIYCASPFEFQGRRIHDLAPRDFNCISADFAVYETFHFHSVSVESYEFNGDQFVAFAQPDSGFCTLYVWDHVEMVFRGFHNITSRSAVYCKPVVINSSLYMVVAQLFGGSHIYKWEEDPQRFVKIQDIDTTRVRKPNFVDTFQLDGEWYFIVADSSKAGSTSIYRWNSNGFYSHQSLHPWHRDTHAEFLDVGGKPHLILSSASQPPVVYQWNRSQKQFAFYSQITELADVQMVKHFWVRKVLYLCLTRFIGDSKILRWEGQRFVEIQTLPSRGSMSVYPFTVGLRQYLILGSDFSFSRVYLWDDLTQRFQPFQELNMRAPRAFSLVSVDNKDMLLAASFKGNTLAYQHLVVDLSAK from the exons ATGCTGCAGCTCAGACAGAGATGGATGAGGCTGATGTGCTTGTcggttctgtgtctgtgtctctgcctgccAAGGGAATCAAACGCCAGGAGAGCCCCCAAGATACCCCGCTGTCCTGCGACCTGTTCCTGCACCAAAGACAGTGCCTTCTGTGTGGATACCAAGGCTATCCCCAAGAGCTTCCCCCCTGGAATCATCTCTCT GACGATGGTGAACGCAGCCTTTACTACAATCCCAGAGGGAGCTTTCTCGCACCTTCACCTACTGCAGTTCCT GCTTTTGAACTCCAACACATTCACCATGATTGCTGATGATGCCTTTGCTGGTCTGTCTCACCTGCAGTACCT GTTCATTGAGAATAATGACATTCAGGCTCTTTCAAAGTTTACCTTCAGAGGACTCAAATCCCTGACTCATCT atctcTCTCAAACAACAACCTGCAGCAGCTGCCAAGAGATCTCTTCAAACATCTAGACATCCTCACTGATTT AGACCTGCGGGGAAATTCTTTCCACTGTGACTGTAAAATCAAGTGGCTGGTAGACTGGATGGAGAAAACCAACACTTCTGTTCCTGCCATCTACTGTGCCAGCCCCTTTGAATTCCAGGGACGCAGAATCCACGATCTTGCGCCACGAGACTTCAACTGCATCAGCGCAG ATTTTGCTGTTTATGAAACCTTCCATTTCCACTCTGTGTCAGTGGAGTCCTATGAGTTCAATGGGGATCAGTTTGTGGCCTTTGCTCAGCCTGATTCAGGGTTCTGCACCTTGTATGTGTGGGATCATGTGGAGATGGTCTTCCGGGGGTTTCATAACATTACCT CTCGCTCTGCTGTGTACTGCAAACCAGTGGTGATAAACAGCAGTCTTTACATGGTTGTGGCTCAACTTTTTGGTGGATCTCATATCTACAA GTGGGAAGAGGACCCACAGCGCTTTGTAAAAATCCAAGACATCGACACCACTCGCGTGAGGAAGCCCAACTTTGTGGACACCTTTCAGCTGGATGGGGAGTGGTACTTTATAGTAGCCGACAGCTCCAAAGCAGGCTCCACCAGCATTTATCGCTGGAACAGCAATGGTTTCTACTCCCACCAGTCCCTCCATCCCTGGCATCGGGACACACATGCGGAGTTCCTTGATGTCGGGGGAAAGCCTCATCTCATTCTCTCCAGCGCCTCTCAGCCGCCGGTGGTTTACCAGTGGAACCGAAGCCAGAAGCAGTTTGCTTTCTACTCCCAAATCACAGAGCTAGCAGATGTGCAGATGGTTAAGCACTTTTGGGTGAGGAAAGTTCTTTACCTTTGCCTCACACGCTTCATTGGTGACTCCAAGATCCTTCGCTGGGAAGGGCAGCGTTTCGTAGAGATCCAGACTCTTCCCTCCCGGGGCTCGATGTCAGTGTATCCTTTCACGGTGGGCCTCCGCCAGTACCTCATTCTTGGAAGTGATTTCTCCTTCTCCAGAGTATATCTGTGGGATGACCTCACTCAGCGCTTTCAGCCCTTCCAGGAGCTCAACATGAGAGCCCCGCGGGCGTTCAGCTTGGTATCTGTCGACAACAAGGACATGCTGCTGGCTGCCAGCTTCAAAGGCAACACCCTGGCCTACCAGCACCTGGTGGTGGATCTCAGTGCCAAGTAG